In Rhizoctonia solani chromosome 7, complete sequence, one DNA window encodes the following:
- a CDS encoding ribosomal protein S16 yields the protein MSVVRLRLACHGQRNRPFYHIVAINVRKARDAKPIEKLGEYDPIPKPLPENPSVTEKRITWDADRIQYWLGVGAQPSLTVARLLEMANLIPEGKLFKGTSKFREVHLARAIKASSGSTSSHLPVS from the exons ATGTCTGTCGTCCGTCTCAGGCTTGCATGTCATGGTCAACGCAACAGACCATTTTACCATATTGTTGCGATAAATGTCCGAAAGGCGAGAGATGCAAAACCTATCGAGAAGCTTGGAGAGTATGATCCCATACCTAAACCTTTGCCGGAAAACCCAAGTGTGACAGAAAAGCGTATCACCTGGGATGCAGATAGGATACAGTATTGGCTCGGAGTAGGAGCTCAGCCGAGTCTAACAGTCGCTCGACTATTAGAGATG GCGAATCTCATACCAGAGGGAAAGCTGTTCAAAGGGACATCAAAATTTCGCGAGGTGCATCTGGCCAGAGCAATCAAAGCTTCATCTGGGTCAACTTCTTCGCACTTGCCTGTATCATAA
- a CDS encoding fumarate reductase — MSNQVIVVGGGLAGLSAAHTLLERGASVLLLDKQGFMGGNSTKATSGINGAGTTTQQEQGVPDSAKIFFEDTKRSARDLARDDLIHVLTHRSGDAVNWLMDRFGLDLSKVSRLGGHSQPRTHRGGAQFPGMVITYAQLERLEDLAVSTPDRVKILKKAKVTSLLKEGDAVIGVAYEKDGKTEKAYGPVILATGGYAADFTEDSLLKKHRPELWDLPTTNGDHCTGDGQKIAMAIGAKAIDLEKVQVHPTGLVDPKDPEAKVKFLAAEALRGVGGLLLDNEGQRFADELGHRDYVTGRMWDNGKFPIRLILNGQASKEIEWHCKHYVGRGLMKRVESGEALAKEMGLKPEVIKATFDKYNAGAKAKKDPFGKKFFHGGEFKMDDFFHVAHMTPVLHYTMGGLNIDPESRVLSTSGAPIPGLFAAGEVAGGVHGANRLGGSSLLGCVVFGRVSGDTAAAYLLNSSGNSAASRLGAVKGHLLQTSVSVDESSNKLTLEVSWGGQQQGSVSVASSSKANGQKESDVPPSADTGKAKEQKEEKAKEAAAPEKKAGSYTVEEVAKHNKKDDCWVIIDGQVLDVTNFLPDHPGGEKAILLYAGRDATEEFNMLHDPKVIPRYAPESVIGTLKK, encoded by the exons ATGTCGAACCAGGTCATTGTCGTTGGCGGCGGTCTCGCCGGCCTCTCTGCGGCCCATACTCTTCTCGAGCGAGGCGCCAGCGTTCTGCTACTTGACAAGCAGGG TTTCATGGGTGGTAACTCCACCAAGGCCACCTCTGGTATTAACGGAGCTGGTACCACTACCCAGCAGGAGCAAGGTGTCCCCGATTCTGCCAAAATCTTCTTCGAGGACACCAAGCGATCA GCACGCGACCTTGCACGAGACGACCTCATTCACGTTCTCACCCACCGCTCTGGCGATGCTGTCAACTGGCTCATGGACAGATTCGGTCTCGATCTTTCCAAGGTCTCCCGCCTCGGTGGCCACTCCCAGCCTCGCACCCACCGTGGCGGTGCTCAGTTCCCGGGAATGGTCATTACTTACGCCCAGCTCGAACGCCTTGAAGATCTCGCTGTCTCCACTCCTGACCGTGTCAAGATCCTCAAGAAGGCCAAGGTGACCAGCTTATTGAAGGAGGGTGATGCAGTCATTGGCGTGGCGTACGAAAAGGACGGAAAGACTGAGAAGGCCTACGGCCCGGTTATCTTGGCCACCGGTGGTTATGCCGCTGACTTCACTGAGGACTC CCTTCTCAAGAAGCACCGTCCGGAACTCTGGGATCTTCCCACTACCAACGGTGACCACTGCACTGGTGATGGTCAAAAGATCGCCATGGCTATTGGAGCCAAGGCAATTGACCTTGAGAAGGTGCAAGTTCACCCTACTGGCCTTGTTGACCCGAAGGATCCGGAAGCCAAGGTCAAATTCTTGGCCGCTGAGGCACTCCGTGGTGTCGGTGGATTATTATTGGATAACGAGGGTCAACGTTTCGCTGATGAGCTCGGCCATCGTGACTACGTCACAGGGCGTATGTGGGACAACGGCAAG TTCCCCATTCGTTTGATCCTCAACGGCCAAGCCTCAAAAGAGATcgagtggcactgcaaacaCTATGTTGGCCGTGGCCTCATGAAGCGTGTTGAATCTGGTGAAGCATTGGCAAAGGAGATGGGTCTCAAGCCCGAGGTCATCAAAGCCACTTTTGACAAGTACAATGCTGGTGCTAAGGCAAAGAAGGATCCATTTGGCAAGAAGTTCTTCCACGGTGGCGAGTTCAAGATGGACGACTTTTTCCACGTTGCACACATGACCCCCGTCTTGCACTACACTATGG GTGGGCTTAATATTGATCCCGAGTCCCGAGTACTATCGACGTCCGGCGCACCCATTCCTGGTCTTTTCGCTGCCGGAGAAGTTGCTGGTGGTGTCCACGGTGCCAACCGTCTTGGTGGCTCGTCGCTCTTGGGATGCGTTGTCTTTGGTCGTGTGTCTGGTGACACTGCCGCTGCCTATCTCCTCAACTCGTCCGGTAACAGCGCTGCTAGCCGTCTCGGTGCGGTCAAGGGCCATCTATTGCAGACTTCTGTTAGCGTCGATGAAAGTTCCAACAAACTCACTCTCGAGGTTTCCTGGGGCGGGCAACAACAGGGATCTGTCTCTGTGGCGAGCAGCTCCAAGGCTAATGGGCAAAAGGAGTCTGACGTCCCACCTTCTGCCGATACTGGCAAGGCCAAAGAGCAGAAGGAAGAGAAAGCAAAGGAAGCTGCCGCCCCCGAGAAGAAGGCTGGCAGCTATACTGTTGAGGAGGTTGCTAAGCACAACAAGAAGGATGACTGCTGGGTTATCATCGACGGACAGGTGCTCGACGTCACCAACTTCCTTCCTGATCATCCCGGAGGAGAGAAGGCCATCTTGTTATATGCTGGTCGTGATGCGACCGAAGAGTTCAACATGCTTCACGATCCCAAGGTCATCCCCAGGTATGCGCCTGAGTCGGTGATTGGCACTCTCAAGAAGTAA
- a CDS encoding malate dehydrogenase → MAASDDIYLDYYSSESLSSKWNTKPSLPSRRIELIPPNAIDIKSPSLGGPPAYDPSSMFHTQQKLFRQKLLYVAPLGYYAVRTLRPWCFGIDTGDQTFSSWVSTSTSEGEERVNFGDIIAPWAKEDVSLLDPTTWAFLVRHYNGLPERYSSYRLALNDPYLPVLSAVSSTPNFSIVVVLDLSKCDDLDDSNISRLKLRQEFQVHSIVSGSWPVTSEKLELTRLHKSGLVNDIHYVYILTYLDLRETSVSPLKGIHATLNWDSTSILPSRDHLDFFWPQPQSRIPILIHNLESAASSRWAEDPALDDKPKKPWIIHVDRQYPSSQGLHRRAYWKPARPNDHLPWYSYEFSDEEEFVEEGLDFDDYGTRTDSGSDLGSNSRISSSSGSEHPDLSQEEFNPSSPIEPTSSLFGDNELPTPLRMDSTLIDPEDTEATPSNADSSHANESRPPRNDLDQLAAEVIAKEAVESVNNVPHFYDPRAQAGLAPPKMRKRRRRYSSASSESYDSDEEREAERRFEIECISNQDWPLMLLRKPQEWATETLQAMTRAHKPNHSQSELGRPGLSCTKKRKVGANEMARRWAYIKASNKPLAQPPNQDQALQHATISTAFNSLFMDKILDKFNKLLGDFQHPIEHWHLVHPEKANTVFHVGLQGEALLNNPKWNKGLAFTAEERKVFGLNGRLPSSVQTLDKQCQRAYQQFTSRESAVLKNSFLQSLKQQNWVLYYSLLARHLKEMMPIIYTPTEAEAIANYSHLFRRSEGLFLTYSEEADMERAYLDQTQHRQIDLIVVSDAEAILGIGDQGVGGIGISTAKATVYSLIGGIDPSKALSVTLDVGTDNQNLLDDELYVGWQHKRVRGEDYDRFVEKFVQLVRKHNPHCLLHFEDFGVTNAQRLLEKYQAKHAVFNDDVQGTGAVTLACLMAAVGVTKSKLSDQKIVVFGAGTAGLGISRQIRDAMVTIDKIPLDEANKKFYLIDKEGLIKASVQGGIRHGLEDFVRSDEEWEEFDTKSKVELLDVIKKVKPTVLIGCSTKAGAFTEEVVREMGKHVDRPIIFPLSNPSRLVEVDPKDANDWTEGRALLATGSPFPPTKNPNGKEYIIAECNNALIYPGLGLGAIVSKSRSMSDTMLLAGTQALASLAPALKDPDQALLPDFQDARRANFEVAVAVAEQAIDEGSAGVKWKKSEVREKVKAIQWEPVYGTYKYDPKGEI, encoded by the exons ATGGCTGCATCAGACGACATTTATCTTGATTATTATTCCTCTGagtccctttcttccaaaTGGAATACGAAACCGTCTTTACCATCGCGTCGGATAGAGCTTATTCCTCCCAATGCGATCGATATCAAGTCCCCGAGCTTGGGTGGTCCGCCAGCTTACGACCCCTCATCGATGTTTCACACTCAGCAGAAACTTTTCAGACAAAAGCTTCTTTATGTCGCACCGTTAGGTTATTATGCGGTTCGTACCCTGCGCCCCTGGTGCTTTGGGATAGATACAGGTGACCAGACTTTCAGTTCTTGGGTTTCGACTTCCACGtctgaaggagaagagcgAGTAAACTTTGGAGATATTATTGCGCCATGGGCTAAGGAAGACGTATCTTTACTGGATCCTACAACATGGGCTTTCTTGGTTCGACATTACAATGGGCTCCCTGAACGCTATTCTAGCTACCGTCTAGCTTTGAACGATCCATATCTTCCCGTGCTTTCAGCCGTATCGTCAACGCCAAATTTTTCCATTGTTGTCGTCCTAGACCTATCAAAATGTGATGATCTTGATGATAGTAACATTAGCCGGCTCAAATT GCGTCAAGAATTTCAGGTCCACTCTATTGTTTCGGGATCCTGGCCCGTTACGTCTGAGAAGTTGGAGCTTACGAGGTTGCATAAAA GTGGATTGGTCAACGATATCCATTATGTATACATCCTGACTTACTTAGACCTCAGAGAAACCTCCGTGTCTCCATTAAAAGGGATACATGCTACTTTGAATTGGGATTCTACATCAATCCTTCCTTCTCGGGATCACTTGGATTTCTTTTGGCCCCAACCTCAGTCTAGAATTCCTATCCTAATACATAATCTTGAAAGTGCAGCATCTTCACGCTGGGCCGAGGATCCTGCATTGGACGATAAACCAAAGAAACCATGGATTATTCATGTTGACCGACAATATCCGAGTAGCCAAGGGTTGCATCGAAGGGCTTATTGGAAACCCGCTCGTCCAAATGATCATCTACCTTGGTATTCATATGAATTTTCTGACGAGGAAGAGTTTGTCGAG GAAGGGCTTGATTTTGACGACTATGGTACACGTACCGATTCAGGTTCAGATCTGGGCTCAAATTCAAGGATTTCCAGCTCCAGTGGATCAGAGCATCCGGATTTATCTCAAGAAGAGTTTAACCCCTCCTCTCCTATTGAACCTACTTCTTCTTTATTCGGCGACAATGAACTACCGACCCCACTGAGAATGGACTCCACATTGATAGACCCCGAGGACACTGAAGCAACCCCTTCCAATGCCGACAGCAGCCACGCCAACGAAAGTCGACCTCCACGCAACGACCTAGACCAACTTGCGGCAGAAGTTATTGCTAAAGAAGCTGTAGAATCTGTGAACAATGTTCCCCATTTTTATGATCCTAGAGCGCAAGCTGGACTGGCTCCCCCTAAAATGCGAAAGCGGCGTAGAAGATATTCATCTGCCTCGTCTGAGAGCTACGATTCAGATGAAGAGCGGGAGGCGGAAAGGAGGTTTGAAATCGAATGCATCAGCAATCAAGATTGGCCACTCATGCTATTAAGAAAGCCTCAGGAATGGGCCACCGAAACATTACAAGCCATGACGAGAGCTCATAAGCCTAATCATTCTCAAAGCGAACTGGGGCGACCTGGTCTTTCCTGCACAAAAAAACGAAAGGTTGGTGCGAATGAAATGGCCCGCCGATGGGCATATATCAAGGCGTCCAACAAACCGCTTGCCCAGCCTCCCAATCAGGATCAGGCTTTACAGCATGCTACTATT TCCACCGCTTTCAACTCACTCTTCATGGATAAGATACTTGATAAATTCAATAAACTTCTGGGGGATTTCCAACACCCTATCGAGCATTGGCATCTGGTTCATCCAGAGAAAGCCAACACCGTGTTTCATGTCGGTCTCCAAGGCGAAGCTCTGTTGAACAATCCCAAATGGAACAAAGGCCTCGCGTTTACGGCTGAAGAACGAAAAGTGTTTGGTTTGAATGGACGCTTACCGAGTAGCGTGCAAACTCTGGATAAACAATGTCAACGCGCATATCAACAA TTTACAAGCAGAGAGAGTGCAGTTCTCAAAAACTCATTCCTCCAAAGTCTCAAGCAACAAAATTGGGTGTTATATTATTCGCTTTTAGCTAGGCATCTCAAAGAAATGATGCCCATCATTTACACACCGACGGAG GCAGAGGCTATCGCAAATTATTCCCACCTTTTCCGTAGAAGTGAAGGCTTATTTTTAAC ATATTCTGAAGAAGCCGACATGGAACGGGCCTATTTGGACCAGACCCAACACCGACAAATTGATTTGATCGTCGTTTCTGACGCAGAGGCAATCCTGGGTATTGGAG ACCAAGGGGTTGGA GGCATCGGT ATTTCAACCGCCAAGGCCACTGTTTATTC GCTAATTGGAGGCATCGATCCATCTAAGGCTCTGAGCGTAACTTTGGATGTGGGAACAGATAATCAGAATCTGCTTGATGACGAACTCTATGTC GGCTGGCAGCATAAGCGTGTACGAGGAGAAGATTATGATCGTTTTGTTGAAAA ATTCGTCCAACTGGTCCGCAAGCACAATCCCCATTGTTTGCTTCACTTCGAAGACTTTG GGGTTACCAATGCGCAACGCCTCCTTGAGAAATATCAGGCCAAACATGCAGTTTTCAACGATGATGT GCAAGGGACTGGCGCGGTTACTTTAGCCTGTTTGATGGCAGCAGTTGGGGTGACAAAAAGCAAGCTGTCCGACCAGAAGATTGTTGTTTTTGGTGCTGGAACTGCAGGACTTGGAATATCACGTCAAATTCGTGACGCAATGGTGACCATTGATAAAATCCCTCTGGACGAAGCCAATAAGAAGTTCTACTTAATTGACAAAGAAGGGCTTATCAAGGCTAGCGTCCAGGGTGGTATTAGACACGGATTAGAAGATTTTGTCCGAAGTGATGAAGAATGGGAAGAATTCGATACCAAATCCAAGGTAGAACTGTTGGACGTTATTAAGAAGGTCAAGCCAACGGTTCTGATAG GGTGCTCCACAAAAGCTGGTGCGTTTACAGAGGAAGTTGTCCGTGAGATGGGGAAACACGTTGATCGCCCCATCATCTTCCCACTGTCCAACCCCAGCCGCCTTGTGGAGGTTGACCCAAAGGATGCGAATGATTGGACGGAAGGGCGCGCATTGTTGGCCACTGGGTCTCCTTTCCCTCCCACTAAGAACCCGAATGGAAAGGAGTACAT TATTGCGGAATGCAATAATGCTCTGATCTACCCAGGTCTGGGGCTCGGTGCCATTGTTAGCAAATCTCGCTCCATGAGCGACACGATGTTATTGGCTGGTACTCAGGCATTGGCGTCCCTTGCGCCCGCCCTCAAAGACCCAGACCAAGCTCTGCTTCCAGATTTTCAGG ACGCACGGCGCGCAAACTTTGAGGTGGCCGTAGCCGTGGCTGAGCAGGCCATCGATGAAGGCTCTGcaggagtcaaatggaagaaATCCGAAGTTCGGGAGAAAGTCAAGGCTATTCAGTGGGAGCCTGTTTATGGGACCTACAAATATGACCCCAAAGGCGAAATTTAA
- a CDS encoding alkaline ceramidase encodes MIQPAPVHRDGQLTSGFWGNHTSTIDWCENNYVHTQFIAETYNTLSNIPFVVLAIVGAATVLKPNGELRPLPHSGRFMLMHALLALVGTGSFVFHATLKWRAQVMFDEMPMLLVTCAALYSIRVPLKPQALGTLRNTSYHGADEDPDFWLRRRWQIGTPLFALCTCAIYLLYPIPLLHQFTFAGLMCINAFVVFGLLTHPNLKIPLPSRPSKSISLVEKPAAETAGKVAFRTLGSGLLIFNTGFAIWIADNLFCDSLGSIREWASGSDVGLVGLLTQGHAWWHLLTGLGANWLIVGLTYLRLAVSDPLSYEVAHYWGCVPYVRWRDAPNERTEKNIVN; translated from the exons ATGATACAACCCGCCCCTGTTCACCGCGATGGCCAGTTGACCTCTGGTTTTTGGGGAAATCATACATCCACCATTGATTGGTGTGAG AATAACTACGTCCACACACAATTTATTGCGGAAACCTATAATACCCTATCCAACATTCCGTTTGTAGTCCTAGCTATTGTAGGAGCCGCCACGGTTCTGAAGCCCAATGGAGAGCTACGGCCTCTCCCTCACTCCGGTCGTTTCATGTTAATGCACGCGTTGCTTGCGTTGGTTGGGACCGGCTCTTTTGTGTTCCATGCGACATTGAAATGGAGGGCACAAGTTATGTTTGACGAGATGCCCATGCTCTTAGTAACTTGTGCAGCCCTGTACTCCATTCGCGTACCGCTAAAACCACAAGCGTTGGGGACACTCAGAAATACGTCATATCATGGCGCCGATGAAGatcctgatttctggcttCGTCGGAGATGGCAGATTGGGACGCCGTTATTCGCGCTATGTACATGTGCCATATA TTTATTATACCCCATTCCTCTGTTGCATCAATTCACTTTCGCTGGTTTGATGTGCATAAATGCGTTTGTGGTCTTTGGACTATTGACCCACCCAAACCTCAAGATACCCCTTCCTTCCCGCCCCTCGAAATCGATCTCTTTGGTCGAAAAACCTGCAGCCGAGACGGCAGGCAAAGTGGCCTTCCGTACCCTCGGCTCTGGGCTTCTTATATTTAACACAGGATTCGCGATATGGATAGCCGATAACTTATTTTGTGACAGTTTGGGAAGCATACGAGAATGGGCTTCTGGGAGTGATGTCGGTTTGGTGGGATTATTAACCCAAGGCCACGCATGGTGGCATTTGCTTACTGGACTTGGAGCAAACTGGCTGATAGTTGGGCTTACTT ATCTCCGACTCGCGGTGTCTGACCCGCTTTCATATGAGGTTGCTCATTACTGGGGTTGTGTACCTTATGTCCGATGGAGAGATGCGCCGAATGAACGAACAGAAAAGAATATAGTGAATTAA
- a CDS encoding aminotransferase class-III protein: MAPTATASQPSVAHAPVTKHSVTNRKKDDVEYGSERLIYMEHEYSAHKVWDPEGNEYIDMLSAYSAVNQGHCHPRLVAALTEQAQKLTLSSRAFYNSQFGRFAEHITKLFGYDMVLPMNTGAEAVETGIKLARKWAYLKKGVPEGKAIVLAAKDNFHGRTMGVISMSTDPDSRREFGPFLQNVGPSIEINGQTHIIRYNNVDDVKRALEAHGKDIAAFLVEPIQGEAGIVVPDEGYLSQVHALCKKHNVLLICDEIQTGLCRTGKMLACDHDNVRPDIVLLGKALSGGMYPVSAVLADKDIMLCIKPGEHGSTYGGNPLGAAVAVAALQVLVDEDLADRADKLGHIFRQSINDLNSPLVKLVRGRGLLNAVVIDEAKSTRGRTAWDLCLLLKSRGVLAKPTHVNVIRFAPPLVISEAELRKSISIIAQSLRDLDTVDFIPGADEAH; the protein is encoded by the exons ATGGCACCTACCGCTACCGCTTCCCAGCCTTCTGTGGCACATGCACCAGTCACTAAGCACTCGGTCACGAATCGCAAAAAGGACGATGTCGAATATGGCTCGGAGCGTTTGATCTATATGGAACACGAATACAGTGCTCACAA GGTTTGGGATCCTGAGGGTAATGAATACATTGATATGCTATCTGCCTACTC TGCTGTGAACCAA GGCCATTGTCATCCCCGACTTGTTGCCGCGCTCACAGAACAGGCACAGAAGCTCACGCTTTCATCTCGTGCGTTTTATAACTCTCAATTCGGACGGTTTGCCGAACATATCACCAAGTTATTCGGGTATGATATGGTTTTACCGATGAACACCGGAGCTGAAGCGGTCGAAACTGGAATCAAG TTGGCTCGTAAATGGGCATACTTGAAGAAGGGTGTCCCTGAAGGCAAAGCTATCGTTCTTGCTGCCAAAGACAACTTCCATGGGCGTACGATGGGCGTGATTAG CATGTCTACGGACCCTGATTCGCGGCGCGAATTTGGACCATTCTTGCAGAATGTTGGTCCGAGCATCGAGATCAACGGCCAAACGCACATTATCAGATACAATAATGTTGACGACGTTAAGCGTGCATTGGAGGCTCATGGAAAAGACATCGCTGCATTCCTCGTCGAGCCGATTCAGGGCGAGGCCGG AATTGTAGTACCTGATGAGGGCTACCTATCCCAAGTTCATGCGCTCTGCAAGAAACACAATGTGCTCTTGATCTGCGATGAGATTCAAACG GGCCTGTGCCGAACCGGGAAGATGCTCGCGTGCGATCACGATAATGTTCGTCCTGATATTGTTCTCCTTGGAAAGGCTCTCTCCGGTGGAATGTATCCCGTCAGTGCCGTACTTGCCGACAAGGATATCATGCTTTGCATCAAGCCTGGCGAGCATGGTAGCACCTATGGAGG GAACCCTCTGGGCGCCGCCGTTGCAGTCGCAGCTCTCCAGGTTCTAGTCGACGAGGATCTTGCTGATCGCGCAGACAAGCTTGGTCACATCTTCCGTCAATCTATCAACGACCTCAATTCACCATTGGTTAAACTTGTACGCGGAAGGGGTCTCTTGAACGCTGTCGTGATTGATGAGGCCAAGAGCACTCGAGGCCGAACCGCGTGGGATTTGtgtttgttgttgaagagcCGTGGTGTGTTGGCCAAGCCGACACATGTCAACGT TATTCGCTTTGCGCCCCCGCTTGTTATATCCGAAGCTGAGCTCCGCAAGAGTATTAGTATCATTGCTCAGTCTTTGCGCGACCTCGATACG GTCGACTTCATTCCCGGAGCGGATGAAGCTCATTGA